The following coding sequences are from one Eucalyptus grandis isolate ANBG69807.140 chromosome 11, ASM1654582v1, whole genome shotgun sequence window:
- the LOC104427042 gene encoding LOW QUALITY PROTEIN: rust resistance kinase Lr10 (The sequence of the model RefSeq protein was modified relative to this genomic sequence to represent the inferred CDS: inserted 1 base in 1 codon), giving the protein MKAIDSQLYIDASPCFDGDKFSNFSGTRRQVYAMLNANISSVETACTIKLMAMIPWWVNLNDLRSYAQIHEQMSYGFELSWLQEACKMQFKGCGFCGINAKNQIYCSEGNYFLLFIGALTEVLMLYGIVPFIVMKLILGAPCVVILLLCKWRRRHLAMDQNVEEFLQSNNNFLPIRYSYSDIKKITGGLKDKLGEGGYGSVFKGRLKSGRDVAVKILKKGKANGQDFINEVATIGIIHHVNVVGLIGFCFKGSKQALVYDFMHNGSLDQHIFSQGEGTSLDCKEMYKIALGVARGIEYLHRGCDMQILHFDIKPHNILLDXDLTPKVSDFGLARLYSSNHNTVSLTAARGTLGYMAPELVYKNLGGISHKADVYSFGKLLMEMASRRKNVDVTVEYSSQMYFPLWVHDQFSDGSNVPIEEVGKEDKTIVKKIIIVALWCIQLNPSGRPSMHKVLEMLEGEVDDLQIPPKPLFYPTEMSTRDDETWTDEGNDTISTSATNATTYEPSHIEHTITNIRQA; this is encoded by the exons ATGAAGGCCATCGATTCTCAGCTTTACATCGACGCTTCGCCATGCTTTGATGGGGACAAATTTTCGAATTTCTCTGGTACAAGAAGGCAAGTATATGCCATGCTCAATGCGAATATCTCGTCTGTAGAAACTGCATGCACTATAAAGCTTATGGCAATGATACCATGGTGGGTTAATCTCAATGATCTTCGTTCCTATGCACAAATTCATGAACAAATGTCTTATGGATTTGAGCTTTCATGGCTTCAAGAAGCCTGTAAGATGCAATTCAAAGGTTGTGGTTTTTGCGGCATCAACgcaaaaaaccaaatttattgcAGTGAAG GAAATTATTTCCTCCTCTTTATTGGCGCGCTTACCGAAGTGCTCATGCTCTATGGCATCG TGCCATTCATAGTTATGAAGTTAATCTTGGGAGCCCCATGCGTGGTGATTTTGCTATTATGCAAATGGAGGAGAAGACACTTAGCAATGGATCAAAACgttgaagaatttttgcaatCTAACAACAATTTCTTGCCAATAAGGTACTCTTATTCGGATATCAAGAAAATCACTGGTGGCCTTAAGGACAAATTAGGTGAGGGAGGGTATGGTTCAGTGTTCAAAGGAAGACTTAAAAGTGGTCGTGATGTTGCAGTGAAGATCCTAAAGAAGGGGAAAGCGAACGGGCAAGACTTCATCAATGAAGTGGCTACGATCGGCATAATTCATCATGTTAATGTGGTTGGACTCATTGGTTTTTGCTTCAAAGGCTCCAAACAAGCTCTTGTCTATGATTTCATGCACAATGGGTCTTTAGATCAACACATTTTTTCACAAGGAGAGGGCACTTCTCTTGATTGCAAGGAAATGTACAAGATTGCTCTCGGAGTGGCTAGAGGGATCGAGTATCTTCACCGAGGATGCGACATGCAAATTCTGCACTTCGATATTAAGCCTCACAACATTCTTCTTG AGGATTTGACTCCAAAAGTTTCCGACTTTGGACTAGCAAGATTGTATTCCTCGAACCACAACACCGTGTCTTTAACTGCCGCAAGAGGAACCTTGGGATACATGGCTCCAGAGCTAGTCTACAAGAACCTTGGGGGCATCTCTCACAAAGCCGATGTCTATAGTTTCGGCAAattgttgatggaaatggcCAGTAGGAGGAAAAATGTGGACGTAACTGTAGAGTATTCCAGTCAAATGTACTTTCCTTTATGGGTTCATGACCAATTTAGTGACGGATCGAATGTTCCAATAGAAGAAGTTGGCAAGGAGGATAAGACAATAGTGAAGAAGATAATAATAGTTGCTCTTTGGTGCATACAATTGAATCCTAGTGGTCGCCCTTCAATGCATAAAGTCTTGGAAATGCTTGAAGGAGAAGTAGATGATCTACAAATACCTCCAAAGCCGCTCTTTTATCCAACAGAAATGTCTACGAGGGATGATGAAACTTGGACTGACGAAGGCAATGATACTATATCCACTTCAGCAACTAATGCAACAACTTATGAACCTTCTCATATTGAGCATACTATTACTAATATTAGACAAGCATAG